The sequence GTCCTAAACAAAAGAGTAgatacacttgtaaagatcgCCTATATCATGGCAGtattgagtttccagtgactcctatgTCTTAATTTCTGATGATGAACTCATTGAAATACATGCGTCTTTGtcacaaacaccaaaaaaacagttgagtattttgttttttcatagatttattaaaattGAGCCTTGAAGGTTCCCTGGTCATCCATCATGACACTCaagtttctggcagactttgtgggtttgagTTGGGTTGATTCAAGCTGGTGTTGATTTCTTGTTGAACAGAGGGACTGGCTGGGAGGACAAGGAGCTCAGTCTTGGAGAAGTTGAGTTGAAAGTGGCAATTTTTCATCCATGCTGCGGTATCTGCAAGCATAATGAAGATATCTGCAAGGCATGAttaccttctgctgatggttttaggttttcctgaagaatgtggaggtaatcctccatCTTCATTAGtccagaactttcctccagaaggacTTTTCTTTGTCTATGTGATCTGCACTaacttgagtggagctttaaggttctgcttctagaggaagaacttccttcttcatggagcctctcagctcatgttggtGTAAAACACTATGGAccaattgtctctcagcagcaggtgatagtttgcgTTTTCTTCCTGttggtggcagtaacacaactggaccatgaactttatactgacaaacagatgatttaGGATCTGAATCTGCTTTGAAATGACTCCAGGTGACTTTCTGACTTggtcaagtcaatgatttgctttgtcagatctttgctgagctcctcaaaCTGTCCCACTGTAatgtttgagtctaatgagtgcaTCTGATGCTTCCATTTAAATTGGTTCAGAGGAGTCATCAGCTGTAGTGAACTGTAATCACTCATAAGAAGTTAAGAGAAATCAAGAAAATTAATCAACGCAGCTTTCTGCATCACCAGGACTTATAATTCAAGTTACTGTATGTATgcttttgacccagcagattgtcatatttccagaagagcTTCAGTAAATCTATGAGCTATGAGAGAATCAAAATGCATAGTTGTTTACTGTGGCAAATATGAAtttgtttcaatgattccattattatagaaaattaagagttttaggagtcattggaaactaaaGACTGTCATACATGGTCTTTACCAAGTGTATATAAATTTTTGTTCAAAGCTGTACATTCTGAAACTCATTCTAAACACCAgttgtggagagaaaaaaaccccaTGTTCagtgagaacctgaccaggaccaccacagtgaagcatgaaggtggaagtgtgatgatatggggctgtcTGAGTGCTAAAGGTGTTGAAGACACTTACAGAAGACACTGTGGATACATGGTTGTACACCCAAATACTGAATAAGATACTAACATCTGGTCTAAAGAAGCTTGTCAGTGTGCGTTGCCATGTTTGAATGCTGGATGAACCTCTGTTGTACTGGGGTTTTGTAGAGGACCACAGTGGGTGTCGCTAACCTTTAAGTGGGCGGTGACTGCAAAAAGGTGGAGCTTCGATGGAGTGAACCAATGTCAAAGCCCGTTAGAGGGCTTCATACAGAGTCgtagaactggagttacatctAGTAACTAATATTTCTTCTGCATGAGAAAGgtcacattaaaaattaaaggcTTAAGAATACAAGTATCCTGTCTGGACACGAACCAGGTTAAAGGGTTTACATACACCATCCCAGAGTCAAAACTCCAATGGATGAGTTCAACTTACAGAAAACCACAACAGACCTGTGAGTCTCGTGCCTGCACAAGAACAGGAAGTTGTCTGTTGTGTTGAAGTTGTATTTCAGTCTGAAGCTCAGTCAGTCGGCAGGAAGACAACATGAAGGTCAGAGCTTGCAGCATTGGACTGTGTGAGTATCAGAGTCTCAGGTTTCTCAGTTTGTTCCTTTAAAGTTTGTCTCATGTAGTTTTCGTCTCTTGTCTGTGCAGTGATGCTTGTATTGGTTTTTCTGGGTTCACACATCCACAGCTGTGGTAAGTCAACAAGAATGGAGGTTTGCTGAGAGGGATGAACATCTCTTTGGTGTAACATGAGCTTCTTTGATTGTTTAACAACTATGAGAGAATTCACTAGTGTTTCATTTCTAACTCCGTCTTTCTTTCAGTCTCAGATGCAGCTTTTCGTATTGTTCCGAGCAGACTGCAGCTCTTTCAGTACGAGCCTCTCACTTTTCACTGCGAAGGTCTTGACGGTTCCAGTTGGCTGCGAGGAATCAGAAGCGCCGGGGGATTTTTGTCGGTGTGCGATGCTGCAGAAACACCAGCGGCGTCTTGCAGAATTCACAAAGCCTATCGAGCAGACAGCGGAGAATACTGGTGTGAGACTGAAGGAGGAGAtagaagcagcagcatcaggatCAACGTCACCGGTAGGTTTGAGTTTTTACAAAAAGTCGCTGCATGAGAGGAAATTGGGTGGAAATGACCAGAGATGTGTTCCAGATGGTTCAGTGATCCTGGAGAGTCCCGTCCTGCCCATCATGGAGGGCGACTGTGTGACTTTACGCTGCAGAAACCAGACGATGTCTTCTGATCTGACAGCTGCTTTCTATAAAGATGGACTCCTCATAGGGAGCAGCTCTGCAGGAGAGATGATCCTCCACagtgtttctggctctgatgaagGACTCTACAACTGCAACATCTCCAGTGTTGGAGAATCTCCACAGAGCTGGTTGGCTGTCAGAGGTAACACATCACACTGATTATGATTTAAGCTGCTAAAATTcatgtaaattacattttcagtggATTCTACAAGCACATTATCATCAGTTTTCCATCTGTGGGACTGTAATCGTTCACGAAGCTCCTCCAGACAAACTGCTTCATGCTGGTAAGGTTATCCTGATATATTCTCTTGTTCTTCCAGCTCTTCACAGACAGATTCATTCCAGTCATATCTATCTCATCCTGAGGACTGTGTTCACCATCgtcatggttgttctgctgctgctgctggttggaGTGATTCACTTTGGGAAACTCAGAGTCACACAGAAATAACTGAAATTCACGTAGAAGGTAACCAATGGAGAATCCTGGAGGCCAGTTTGGTCTCACAGAATACTTGAATTCAGATTTAATCTGTTTTATATTCACTTCTGCTCATGTTCAAGTTGGTGTAAAATGCTATTTGTCAGATATATTTATACTTGCAGTCAGTTCTGTTAGACTTTCTCACGGCcagaaaagctcagaaaccacaGAGGTACTGGCTGATGCATGAAACTATTTCTAAAGAGCAGACATCAGGCTTTTTCAGTTCTGATGTTCGGTGTTAATTCAAGCTTCTGAAACCACATGAGAAAGCAAACGTATGTCAGTGGAAACTACAACATGTATATATAAGGACATACAGTATAAAAGCAGATTGTGAGGTTTGTGATTGAAATAAGCATCACATAAACGTCTTTTAAACCAGCTGCTGTGTTACTGCATCATTGGCTTTGCTCTTTATGTGTCtatgacagcagaaaaaaaacatgaaaatgtgcaataaatagAATTCTGAAGGATGAACATAGTCGTAACTTTGTGCTACACTaagttttgattgttttacctCTTCAGGAATGTCAGTATTACACATGGAAGTATTTGAACTGGAGTTAAATCAGCAAATTATGAGTGAAAGTTCTGAAGTTggttaataaagaaaataatgcagATATAAGATATAGATACTTAACAATACATTCTGCATTGGGTTTCATTAAAGTTCTTGTTCTGATAACAGAGAAATAAGCTCCATGTACAATATAAGAAAgacttttaaaagtttaatcaACAGATTTCAAATGAAACTTTTGACTTGATAAAGTTTATTAGATCAGAGTCGAAcaacttcagttttttcttcagACGTTCAGGATGAAATGATGCAAACTGTTGGAACTTTGTACAAACATCAGGATTTATTGCAAAGTGATCCAACATCATGTCTGAATCCTCCTGAAGcataaaatgcagataaactgaGATTCACAGACATGAATGAATGATCAGCCAGTTAAGATTAATGTGGATCTGCAGCTACACTTCACTCATGCACTGATGtacttttaaatataaatactttTATACTGTCCTGGTAATTTGAGGAATGTTGGAAAATTATCTGAACAATTTcagggaaaaaaagtcaaatgtctGTCAGCACCAAACATCACAAATTGTCCAAATATCTCTTTAAATACAAAAGTACGAAAATAGAACATATTTGGATGTTGATTTTTCTTAAAGAAGTTCAAAATCtacctgaacatctggaccatGAGGATAAAAGTAAATATGTattcatcagatttttttccccattcatgacagaaaacacacataaagtaATTCTAAATTGACTGTACATGAGATCAAGTACAAtctataaaacaacaacaaatctaaACAACAGCATCATTGGAAAAGTCAAGTTCTGTGGTTTCATCTGATGCAACTGAGATGAAAAGATGAGAATCTGGATACAAAGTGCATCCATCAGGCTCTGCAGGTTCTTTTATTGATAATGACATTTAAGAACCATAATAATACCACATATGAGGAGTGTAGCAATAATGTACGAatgaaatatgacacaaaaatacagaatacaaATCTGActctattttacatttcaaacaaaacatcttTTGAACAGTTGAACAAAAGTTTACTCTCAAATCCATAAAAAGTTTTTAGTCTACTTAGGAAAATGATGCAGCTCCGTCCCTGCAGTGAtgtgatttaatgtttaatgatgttTAAAGTTTGCTGTTTGCTGGATTAAACCACTTTTTACTGTTCAGGATGCAGTCTGTCATCTTCTTTTCCTGTTGCTGATGAAATCTGTTCAGTGTGAAAGTTTACTCCTTTGAATTCTCCAGTCTGATTGAAAAGGATGAACTGAAGTAGATCTCCACGTTTCAAGGGCTTCAGGTCTTTCCAAACCAGGTTACTGATAGCAGGATCATGGTGACCATAATCTGCACACCATAACTGTAAATACAATGAAtgcaaatgtcaaaaacctCCAACTAAAAGATCTTGATGAAAAAGCAAAGGAATGAAAACTGCTGCATTAATTGTCACATTAATAAAGACTCACAGTGATTTCCCCCCCAGCCTTGACTTTGAAGGACTGATCAAATGTGTATGTGCATAATTCTCTGTTGTTGATATGAAGTTCTAACTTGCAGCCTCCCAGTAGTTTCTCCTGAAGGAAGGAAATCAAACACAAGAAGATAAAGTCTGAAGGTTTGTCACTGATCTATTTAATGTGCAGCTACCAGATGAAATACCCTCTATTCTATTTAACTGGCATTAGCTTGTTCTCAAAGATCCATCTGGAATAGTTCCTGATCCACTTGGTTATTGTATTGTTAAATATATTGCACATGCTTATCTTTATCCATACAAACTTTATTACCTCAGTGGATGTGTTTTTAAGACGGAGATATTTGCCCTGATGGTGAACTTCATCCAAAATAATGTCTCTTAGATCActgtgatgatctgagcttctgctgctctgttgtcTGGACTCTATCTGATGATCCACATCTTCAGATTTACTTCCATCCAGCTGAgaaagagacaaacacacaaagatcagACATTAAAGTCTGATCAACTCTGAGCTACTTAAATCTCTGAGTTTGTGTTAGTCAGGATTTTTCATCACCTCATCTCATAATTCTCcagctgacagacagaaaaagctgaaCTGTTTCAGATATTTGGTGTCTCAGACTTGatctgattttaatttgatgtcAACAAATCAACAAGTGGAGAAGATTAAAATTAAGATAATGCATGAACCTCTTTCAGATCTTTTCCAttcttctgcttctcctcccagatttttttgtccaactggtatgaaaaacaaattagagaaacattttatttaacgAGACATCAACTTTACTTTCTGGTCTGAATAAATTCTGTCATGTGATCAGCAGAAAGATGTGATTAAAGTTCTGTTCAGATCCTCTGGTTCAGGTTTCTTCAGTGTTTATTCTCAGTAGATTCATACAGTAACAGGTTGGTGACCTTTTTACTTCCTGTCATGTTCCTCTTTACTGTTCAATCTGTATTTAAACAGGATTTATCATCTGTAACACCAACAACACTCAAAGCAgtgataaatgttttatattttcatgatACTGTGTCCAATAGTTTATTACTGCACCAGAACAATGTAACTGTAGCTTCTACTGCAGCTTCAAATTTAGTGTCTTTGACTTCTGAATATGTGACAGTAGCTGGATTTAGatctgagctgcagcttcatgTGGAGAAAGTCTTctcagtgtttgtgtctttttacttGTCTTCTCAGTTTGCTGATCTCTGCATCCTTTTCCAGCAGTTTAGTCCTTGACTCTCTCTGGATGTCATTGACTTCCTTCCATCGCCTGTTCGCTTCTTCTTGTGCGTCCTTTAGCTaacaaacagataaacactGATTTTAACAGGAATTAtcagtgtgtgattgtgtgcttTAGATTTGTTTGTATGTCAATGACTTGTCCATGATAAACCTGTTTGTTCTTGATTTCCACCTCTGCTGATAAATCGTCCAGCTGAGAGCAGAGAGATCAGTTCTGTTACTGAACCATGTGATGGATGAAATGTattaatgacaaacaaaacaaacagagaatCAAGTCCATCTGTCCTGGTGTTTGTTCCACTATAAATTATGCAGATCCAGTTCTCTGAGGTGTTGAAGGAACCGTGAATGTGAGAATAAATTTAAACTTGACAGTTTAGGGGCTGTAAAGGAATGTTCTTgtataaaacacaaagaagaaccTTCTTCTTCAGAGATGCCACTTCATCCTCagcctcctccttcttctgctgctcagcCTGATTTCCCTTGAAGGGATTCACTGCAGACTGAGACATGGAAACATGAAAGAACAAACACGTGTGACTTTTTCTAACAATATGTGAGTAAACccacatgtttgtttttatatttctacAGACTGGTTGATTGACtgttatttcatgttttgtgtgtcttcttaCCAATAAATCCCAGATAGTCTGGGAACCAGCAGCTTGATTTCCTGTCAACtgggagagaaaacaaacaggagagttgagatattttcataaatacagaaacataaacCTGAT comes from Amphiprion ocellaris isolate individual 3 ecotype Okinawa chromosome 23, ASM2253959v1, whole genome shotgun sequence and encodes:
- the LOC129348134 gene encoding high affinity immunoglobulin gamma Fc receptor I-like — its product is MKVRACSIGLLMLVLVFLGSHIHSCVSDAAFRIVPSRLQLFQYEPLTFHCEGLDGSSWLRGIRSAGGFLSVCDAAETPAASCRIHKAYRADSGEYWCETEGGDRSSSIRINVTDGSVILESPVLPIMEGDCVTLRCRNQTMSSDLTAAFYKDGLLIGSSSAGEMILHSVSGSDEGLYNCNISSVGESPQSWLAVRALHRQIHSSHIYLILRTVFTIVMVVLLLLLVGVIHFGKLRVTQK